The following proteins are co-located in the Streptomyces sp. DT2A-34 genome:
- a CDS encoding M20/M25/M40 family metallo-hydrolase, which produces MSETDTARGVTGEDEVVDLCRELIQIDTSNYGDHSGPGERKAAEYVAAKLAEVGLEPKIFESHPGRASTVARIEGEDPSRPALLIHGHTDVVPANADDWTHHPFSGEVADGCVWGRGAVDMKDMDAMTLAVVRDRLRSGRRPPRDIVLAFLADEEAGGRFGAKFLVDKHPDLFEGVTEAISEVGGFSFTVSEQRRLYLIQTAEKGMHWMKLTVAGTAGHGSMIHRDNAITELSEAVARLGRHKFPVRVTKTTRAFLDELGDALGTELDPENMEGTLARLGGIAKLIGATLSNTANPTQLGAGYKVNVIPGEATAHVDGRFLPGFEEEFLADLDKILGPKVKREDVHADKAVETSFDGALVDAMQSALVAEDPAAKAIPYMLSGGTDAKSFDDLGIRGFGFAPLKLPPELDFAGMFHGVDERVPVDGLKFGVRVLDRFIDAS; this is translated from the coding sequence GTGAGCGAGACGGACACGGCCAGGGGCGTCACCGGCGAGGACGAGGTCGTGGACCTCTGCCGCGAGCTGATCCAGATCGACACCAGCAACTACGGCGACCACTCGGGGCCCGGTGAGCGCAAGGCGGCCGAGTACGTGGCCGCGAAGCTCGCCGAGGTGGGCCTCGAGCCGAAGATCTTCGAGTCGCACCCGGGACGCGCCTCCACGGTGGCGCGGATCGAGGGGGAGGACCCGTCCCGGCCCGCGCTGCTCATCCACGGCCACACCGACGTCGTACCCGCCAACGCGGACGACTGGACCCACCATCCTTTCTCCGGCGAGGTCGCGGACGGGTGCGTGTGGGGGCGCGGGGCCGTCGACATGAAGGACATGGACGCGATGACGCTGGCGGTCGTCCGTGACCGGCTGCGCAGCGGGCGCCGCCCGCCGCGGGACATCGTGCTCGCGTTCCTCGCCGACGAGGAGGCCGGCGGCAGGTTCGGCGCCAAGTTCCTCGTCGACAAGCACCCGGACCTCTTCGAAGGCGTCACCGAGGCGATCAGTGAGGTGGGCGGGTTCTCGTTCACCGTGAGCGAGCAGCGGCGGCTCTATCTGATCCAGACGGCCGAGAAGGGCATGCACTGGATGAAGCTGACCGTGGCGGGCACGGCGGGGCACGGCTCGATGATCCACCGGGACAACGCCATCACCGAGCTGTCGGAGGCCGTCGCCCGGCTGGGCCGGCACAAGTTCCCGGTACGGGTCACCAAGACGACCCGGGCCTTCCTCGACGAACTCGGCGACGCGCTCGGCACCGAGCTCGACCCGGAGAACATGGAGGGCACCCTCGCCAGGCTCGGCGGCATCGCCAAGCTCATCGGCGCGACCCTCAGCAACACGGCCAACCCCACGCAGCTCGGCGCGGGCTACAAGGTCAACGTCATCCCGGGCGAGGCCACCGCGCACGTCGACGGCCGTTTCCTGCCCGGGTTCGAGGAGGAGTTCCTCGCCGACCTCGACAAGATCCTCGGGCCCAAGGTCAAGCGCGAGGACGTGCACGCCGACAAGGCCGTCGAGACGAGCTTCGACGGGGCGCTCGTGGACGCCATGCAGTCCGCGCTGGTCGCCGAGGACCCGGCCGCCAAGGCCATCCCCTACATGCTCTCCGGCGGCACCGACGCCAAGTCCTTCGACGACCTGGGTATCCGGGGCTTCGGCTTCGCGCCGCTGAAGCTGCCGCCGGAGCTGGACTTCGCGGGGATGTTCCACGGTGTCGACGAGCGGGTACCGGTGGACGGGCTGAAGTTCGGGGTGCGGGTCCTCGACCGGTTCATCGATGCGTCCTGA
- the chpH gene encoding chaplin ChpH: MIKKVVAAAAATGGLVLAGAGLAVADSGAQGAAVHSPGILSGNVVQAPVHVPVNVCGNTVSVVGLLNPAFGNTCINK, encoded by the coding sequence ATGATCAAGAAGGTCGTCGCTGCTGCGGCTGCCACTGGTGGGCTGGTTCTCGCGGGCGCGGGCCTGGCCGTTGCCGACTCGGGTGCTCAGGGTGCCGCGGTGCACTCCCCGGGCATCCTGTCGGGCAACGTCGTTCAGGCGCCGGTTCACGTCCCCGTGAACGTCTGCGGCAACACGGTCTCCGTGGTCGGTCTGCTGAACCCCGCCTTCGGCAACACCTGCATCAACAAGTGA